TATAACAGGCGCATTTGATTCAACTCAAATTAATTCACTTTATTTCATTTTATCCCACCTTGACAAAAGCATTTCAATGTTAGTATTACTCAAGACGGATGGTTGCCGCAGAAATCAAGCAACAGCGTCTATTCTATGCATCTATCGGAACGTGATACCTAAGCAAGCTAGACCCGCTATGACGCCCTCTGTTTTTAGCAACAATTCCTTGCCTCCCGCTTATGTCGTCCATCCATAGCAAATTAACATTTTATGACTCACATCTAGAGTCATATCCTTGTTTAAGAGTCGTTGGAGCCTGCAAGGCTGAACAGGCCTAGGTCTAGGACTGGTGGTTGATAAAAGTACAAAGGGTTGCCTCAGtcagaaagaaaaaaaaaaaaagttccTTCATCCACAACCAAACAACTAGACCGACCATTTTTCACGAAAAAAATGCTCCTCGAGCAATACAACAAACCAACAACAAAGATACAACCATGGAAAAGAAGTCTTTGGTGAGCCTTCCAGATgatctcatcctcgacattgTCGAATACCTCGACACGGCCCGCGACGTCGCCCACGTCGGGGCCCTGAGCCGACGCACGCAGGGTCTCATCCACCAGGACGGATGGCGCACCTTTGTCAAGACCCGGTTCCCATCCCTCGATGTGCCTACTGGTCTGGGCACCTCGTGGGGCATGCTTGCAGATCGCGCCACGTACCTGGACAAGTGCTGGGAGAAGCGCGGCTTTTGGCTGAATGTGCTGtatgagaagaagcagcagccgGGGAGATTTCAGCGGAGGGTCAGTGGAAGCCAATCTGTGCTTTTCCATTCCGTACTCGATGCTCGTCTTTCATCCTCAcacgaggaggagatcgtTGCTGCGGGTGTGGGTGAGAACCTCTTGGTACAGGTCAAGCCGGTGGATAAGCGACAGCCAGATGTGTGGCATCAGCTTCAGGGGCAGGCCCTTAACTACCGAGCTGGAACCGGTGATGTGACGGCAGTTTCGGTGGTAGAAGATGAGGAAACTGCAGGTGTCGTGGTCGGGAGGGCAAACGGAGATATCCAAATCCTCTCAGCCAAGGACAACTTTACAACTCCCTTGAGAAACCTCAAGCCAGCAGACGACACCCTACTCAACCATGCGTCTGATCCTATGAGAAAATCACCAGGACAACTCGCAGTATCATCTTTGCAGTGGCACCCCCAAAGCAACCTCCTGGCGAGTGGCAAAGGTTCTGTCCTCACCCTTCACGACCTAAACACCTCGGAAACAAGCCCCGTGGCGTACCACGACTTTTCCCAAGCAAGTCCAAACGATGAGGCCTCACTTTTACGCAGCGCCAAGTTCATGAGCAAGGACGTTGTAGCTTGTGCTCTAGGCGGTAGTAGAAATCCTCTCCGCTGGGGGCAACTCACGCCGACGGGGATACAGTTTAGCAACGCTGCCAGCAACCCAAGGCCGCTCGATGACGCTGCTGCTCTCACAGAGGTGAGACTGGGAGAAAAAACAACGGTCCGGGCCATTGAACCTGTCAGGGGCGGAGGCAACGAGAATCTGCTGTTGAGTGCGTGGGATGACGGGACATACAGGTGAGGATATTCTCTGATATACACCTCGAATCGAGTTTGCTAACCCCTGGTCAGACTGTTTGATATCCGCACCCCCTCGGCCCAGGACGCCGTCTACCGGGACCGTTTCCAGCCCTACGAGGCCGGCAGCTCCCTCCTCGTTTACGGCACGGAGCGTTTCGTCGCCGGTAGCAACACAGCCCCGGACATTCGTCTCTTTGACTTTCGGTATCCCAAGCCGTATCACCACACAACGGCTCTCCCATGCTCAGCCCAGTGGCCGTTTCCCAGCCAAAAGGACGACCACAGGATGTGGAGATCAGGTTGGGCCCCAGAATGCCAGCAGTGCCGCCCTGCAGATGGGACGGCGTGTCCCTGGCATGGTCTATCGAGGCGGAACTACTGGAGACCTGATGCCACGCTGCACATTGGAAGTCCGACATTAGACAGAATCTACTGCCTAGCCAAGGCGTCAGATCTATCAGAGACGGTCTACTGCGGCCTCCGCGGTGCCATCCTCGAGATGAACCTCCACCTCACCTCAGACGCAGCCTACGAAGAAGGTCCTCGCACAACACCAGCAGGATGGCGTATGGGAAGACCGAGCGGCAAGATTTCGCTTATAGAAACGGGCGTGAGCCTCTGCCAGGCAAAGGAGTGGTCCCTCGACAGCCGCGGCGTCCCAGAGCTGATCGTCCAGCGGCCACAACCCCAAACACAACAGACGGGATCGCCGGATCAGATGAAGCGGCATAGACTGGACTCGGCGTTTCATAGACTACAGGATTTCCAACAGGCACAGGGATAAGACAAACGAAGTGAAAGGGGGGAACTGGCTTTTTTTACGGACAAAGGAACGGAGTTGGGCGGTATTTTTCTTGTGCATAGATTCTTAGATCAAAAAGAGTTGCGGCAAACTCTATATCGCGCTTATAGATGCGTCTAAAACAACGACGACAATAGCAACAGTTCTAAAAACAAATCATACAGGTGAaccatctctctctctatctctctctctctctctctctctctctctagCTTCTAGCTCTATAGCTTCGACTCTGGCACAATCAGTGAGAGTCTCTCTTTCAGTGTAGTCTCTGCCTCCTTCTCGATCCTGCTGACGAGCTTATCACAGGTAGGGATATCATGAATCAGTCCAATGACCTGTCCTGTGGTCCAAACCTAGAATTCAAAGTCAGCAACTGCTCCCTTGTTTGAAAGGAACAAAACTTACTCCGTGCTCTGTGTCTCCGTTGATAAACACCTCCTTGCCTCTCTTGCCGCTCACATACGGCGCAATCTCTGAAAACTCTCCCGTGGTGCTCTCCCGCTCAATCTTGAGCGCATCCTCAGCGACCTTGTTCTTGTACAGGCGGCTCGTATTCTTCCACcggcgcagcagcagcgtcgTGTCAGTCTCTTGCGCACGCacaatctcctccttgacccTGATGTGAATAGGCGCCTCCTGGGTGCACATGAAGCGCGTGCCCATGTTGACACCGCTCGCGCCGAGGACAAGCGCGGCGGCGAGACCTTGGCCGTCGGCGAAGCCGCCGCTGGCGATGAAGGGCACCTTGAGGGTCTGGCGCGCCTTGCTCAGGAGGATAAAGTTTGTAATGTCGCTCTCGCCGACGTGGCCGGCGCACTCAAAACCGTCAATGCTCAAAAAGTCGACGCCGAGCTTGACGGCGCTCTGGGCGTGGCGGATGGTGGTGCATTTGTGCAGCACGGTGACTccggccttcttgagctgcGAGATGACGGGTCCAGGAGAGTTGCCTGCCGTCTCGACAATGTTGACGCCCTCGTCGATGATGGCCTGGGCGTAGGCGCCGTAGTCAGGAGGAACCATGGCGGGCAGGAGGGTGATGTTGACGCCAAAGGGCTTGCCGGTGAGGGTGCGGCAGCGACGGATCTCGTCGCGGAGGGCGGCTGGCGTGGGAAAGATGAGGGCCGTGATGATGCCCAGGCCGCCAGCATTGGACACGGCAGAGGCCAGGTCCGCCGTGCCTATGTGCATCATGCCGCCCTGGACGACGGGCACTGATAATCGTTAGTAACAGATGGTCATGGTGTTTCAGCATGATACGAACCTCTGATGCCCAGGCGGCGGGTAAGTTCAGTCGCAAAAGGCATGGCGGAAATGTCTAAGATGACGTCGTTGCAATACAAAAAGACAAGAAATAAAAATCGCAGAAACAGAGATCTACAAATCAAGTCTATACCGGCAGGAGGAGATGTATGATTAAtacacaaaaaaaaaaaccgagGCTGATGTTTCCAGAAAACAACCTCGACACCTCGGGATGCCGAGGCACAGGAACCAAGTCTCCGCTTATCACCACCTTGTCACTTGTCAACTTCGCCCTCCACTCTCGGCTCTCGTTCCCCCTTCCCCTCCCCACAGTCACTCACatgcttctccatcttgcCTTGCATCTCCGTGCGTGTTCCGTTGTGGGGAGATGGAGACAGGGATCCATTCCCCCCGGCGTGCACGTACCAGCACCATCAACCTCGTCACATGATGGACTCTAAACAACACCTCTCCTCCTATTACCTACATAGGTGCCCATACTCTACCGACTTGGCAGTGTCTTGCCAAACAAAACTACGTCAACTGACACCATTTTCAGGTCGTGTCACGAGTACAAGTCTTACACCACGTATCTAGATATCCATACTTGGTCTCACGTCAAGCAAGCATCGAGTCCAGCTTAAACATATGAATAGATATCAACTGTTTCTTGTTGTCTCCCAACTACCATGCCCATCTCATCCACAAAGCACCCAAGTAGCTAAACCATACCTAGCCTCATCATATTGATTCGTCATCAAGATGACCCGACCCTTGTCCGTCCGTCCAAAACGCCTAGTGTACACGATAATCCCATGTCGTAAACCATCATGACCTCAAATCACAAATAAACCCGCCCAAATTTTGCTGTGAGCCTCGACAGGTGTCTGCACCGCACCTGTCATCATTGCTCCCTTCAAGCCAGACGCCAAGAAATTTCAAGGGTATTCATCCCAGCAGCCCTGCTGTCCTCAACGAAACCGCATCAATACTGCTTGTTTCAGCCGCCGTTCAAACTGGGGGAGTTCTCTCTCGCGGCTTGTCAATCAAGTCCGCGTAAGCGTCAAGACTGGATCCCATCACCTTGACAATTTCAAAGATGTGCGTTCCTTTAAACGTCTCAGCCCAGAGCCGAACCACCGCGCTGGCCAGCTGTCGAAGTTTGGCGCTATCGCTCGTTGCCGCCTCGTTCGGTCCGTGTCCCGAGTTCGGTCCCGCTAGCGAAGGATCGATCGGAACCGCAAATTCGGTCTCATCCAGCATCCGACGTACCATCTCCAGGAggttcttctcctctggcGACGCTGTAGCGTCGTTGGGCCCAATCGCCGCGATGGTCAGAAGCCACTTGGCTACCAGAATAGCACATTCAAAGTTGCACACTGTCAAATATTAGTTAGCAGGCTGATGAAACAAGAGGCGCATTGATGTCATTACTCACGTGAGTGTTGAATGCTCCATTGGGCCGACTTTGTCCTGGCCACATAGTTGACGCCCGCTTTCACCAACATGGACAGCGCATGGATCGCTTGGAACACTGCCCGGTGCAGTCTTAGACTTCGGACTAGCAAGGGGGTCCTGCTCAGGGCCGACGCCACCAAAAGCGGATCCCGGGTCTCGAGCGCGGTAGACGGAGTCACATCGGTATACAGCCGGATGTACGCTTGTCGAAGCAGTGCCGTCGCCGTGAAATCCAACGTTCCGCCCTCGATCGAGTCCGACACGCTGTAGTGACCCGACTCGGCTGCCCTGAGCTGATGCTGGTCCTCAAAGCTGGTCTGCCACACCCGGAGAGCCTGCGACACCTCCTCCACATCCTGGGGTTTCATCGTTCGGTGAATGTTGTACGGAAGACCAGTCGCAAACGACGTCTGCTTAAGTAGGTAGATGTGCTGGATAAGGGCGTGGATTAGAACATAACTTCCGAATGACGACAAGTGCTGTGGGAGCCCTTGGTTCGTTCGTCCAAAAAGTCGCGAAAAGGCGTCATGCAAGGTGAGCTCGATCATAGGCGTCGACTGGCGCATTTCTTGCCATTGCCAAGCAGATTCCGCCCTCCA
The window above is part of the Fusarium falciforme chromosome 3, complete sequence genome. Proteins encoded here:
- a CDS encoding F-box domain-containing protein — translated: MEKKSLVSLPDDLILDIVEYLDTARDVAHVGALSRRTQGLIHQDGWRTFVKTRFPSLDVPTGLGTSWGMLADRATYLDKCWEKRGFWLNVLYEKKQQPGRFQRRVSGSQSVLFHSVLDARLSSSHEEEIVAAGVGENLLVQVKPVDKRQPDVWHQLQGQALNYRAGTGDVTAVSVVEDEETAGVVVGRANGDIQILSAKDNFTTPLRNLKPADDTLLNHASDPMRKSPGQLAVSSLQWHPQSNLLASGKGSVLTLHDLNTSETSPVAYHDFSQASPNDEASLLRSAKFMSKDVVACALGGSRNPLRWGQLTPTGIQFSNAASNPRPLDDAAALTEVRLGEKTTVRAIEPVRGGGNENLLLSAWDDGTYRLFDIRTPSAQDAVYRDRFQPYEAGSSLLVYGTERFVAGSNTAPDIRLFDFRYPKPYHHTTALPCSAQWPFPSQKDDHRMWRSGWAPECQQCRPADGTACPWHGLSRRNYWRPDATLHIGSPTLDRIYCLAKASDLSETVYCGLRGAILEMNLHLTSDAAYEEGPRTTPAGWRMGRPSGKISLIETGVSLCQAKEWSLDSRGVPELIVQRPQPQTQQTGSPDQMKRHRLDSAFHRLQDFQQAQG